A genomic window from Sorex araneus isolate mSorAra2 chromosome 2, mSorAra2.pri, whole genome shotgun sequence includes:
- the LOC129402168 gene encoding collagen alpha-1(I) chain-like isoform X1 produces the protein MPRTSNFRVVRPGRGARVTLPGGRGREGLALLPSPPGQPRSDWLQPLRVRLTRGPPAGSRGKVTHPPANLAEPLGGLPQQRPENSTQVGRRYSVGCRSDSGAVTRSSEPFLFAIGRAQPADPSARRAVVFEPGQCGQPVPAGCRGGCLFVAVES, from the coding sequence ATGCCGCGCACGTCGAATTTCCGAGTTGTGCGGCCAGGACGCGGAGCACGCGTCACTCTCCCGGGCGGCCGCGGGCGGGAGGGTCTCGCTCTCCTCCCCTCGCCGCCGGGCCAGCCGCGCTCTGATTGGCTGCAGCCACTGCGCGTGCGCCTGACGCGGGGGCCCCCGGCGGGCTCTCGGGGAAAAGTTACGCACCCACCCGCGAACCTTGCTGAGCCGCTCGGCGGCCTCCCGCAGCAAAGGCCAGAAAACTCCACTCAGGTTGGGCGCCGATACTCCGTGGGTTGCAGGAGTGACAGCGGTGCTGTCACAAGGAGCTCAGAGCCCTTCTTGTTTGCGATCGGCCGCGCCCAGCCCGCTGACCCGTCTGCCAGGAGGGCGGTTGTGTTCGAACCCGGGCAGTGTGGCCAGCCCGTTCCCGCTGGATGCCGCGGAG
- the LOC129402168 gene encoding collagen alpha-1(I) chain-like isoform X2: MPRTSNFRVVRPGRGARVTLPGGRGREGLALLPSPPGQPRSDWLQPLRVRLTRGPPAGSRGKVTHPPANLAEPLGGLPQQRPENSTQVGRRYSVGCRSDSGAVTRSSEPFLFAIGRAQPADPSARRAVVFEPGQCGQPVPAGCRGGERLQDG; encoded by the coding sequence ATGCCGCGCACGTCGAATTTCCGAGTTGTGCGGCCAGGACGCGGAGCACGCGTCACTCTCCCGGGCGGCCGCGGGCGGGAGGGTCTCGCTCTCCTCCCCTCGCCGCCGGGCCAGCCGCGCTCTGATTGGCTGCAGCCACTGCGCGTGCGCCTGACGCGGGGGCCCCCGGCGGGCTCTCGGGGAAAAGTTACGCACCCACCCGCGAACCTTGCTGAGCCGCTCGGCGGCCTCCCGCAGCAAAGGCCAGAAAACTCCACTCAGGTTGGGCGCCGATACTCCGTGGGTTGCAGGAGTGACAGCGGTGCTGTCACAAGGAGCTCAGAGCCCTTCTTGTTTGCGATCGGCCGCGCCCAGCCCGCTGACCCGTCTGCCAGGAGGGCGGTTGTGTTCGAACCCGGGCAGTGTGGCCAGCCCGTTCCCGCTGGATGCCGCGGAG